From the genome of Patescibacteria group bacterium, one region includes:
- a CDS encoding R3H domain-containing nucleic acid-binding protein → MDIEAVLKEFLTFMNVGFEKIERIENSQSKHVRFLIHTKDSSVLIGPQGEHLGALNYIIRRVISKKTSPTGTPVKFVVDVNGYQDKALEHLKAKVKIMSDRARSFKVDVELDPMSSYERMQVHSFLDGQKDIKTESRGEGAQRRVVIKYVA, encoded by the coding sequence ATGGATATAGAAGCAGTCTTAAAAGAGTTTTTAACCTTTATGAATGTGGGTTTTGAGAAAATTGAGCGTATCGAAAACTCACAATCAAAGCACGTTCGTTTTTTAATACACACAAAAGATTCTTCGGTTTTAATTGGGCCACAAGGAGAGCATCTCGGTGCGCTTAATTACATTATTCGTAGGGTTATTTCAAAAAAAACTTCCCCGACGGGAACTCCTGTAAAGTTTGTAGTTGATGTTAATGGCTATCAAGATAAAGCGCTCGAACACCTGAAAGCTAAAGTAAAAATTATGTCTGATCGAGCACGATCGTTTAAGGTTGATGTCGAACTTGACCCGATGTCTTCTTACGAACGAATGCAGGTTCACTCATTTCTCGATGGTCAAAAAGATATTAAAACTGAGTCTCGTGGCGAAGGGGCGCAACGGCGCGTTGTGATTAAATATGTCGCCTAG
- a CDS encoding YidC/Oxa1 family membrane protein insertase, with protein sequence MITHIFTLIVYQPLYNGLVFLMDILPWADAGIAVVILTFLVKLALFPLSQKATVTQIKMKTLEGEIARLKELHKDDREAHTRATLALYKEKNVNPFTTFFLTIIQIPIILTLYYIFYKGGLPAIRTELLYPFVSSPLVNMHFLGIIDITKGSLILAILVSASQYFQVRFAMPAVPKLKTPSGASMKDDFARTLNLQMRYFLPVFVGFISYSISGAVSLYWITSNLFAIGQELYVRRNMAKMTPEEQVKA encoded by the coding sequence ATGATAACTCATATTTTCACCCTCATTGTCTACCAACCTTTATACAACGGCTTGGTTTTTCTTATGGATATTTTGCCGTGGGCTGACGCTGGCATCGCGGTGGTTATTTTGACCTTTCTCGTCAAGCTCGCCCTCTTCCCTCTTTCCCAAAAAGCCACGGTTACTCAGATAAAGATGAAAACCTTGGAAGGAGAAATCGCACGTCTCAAAGAGTTGCATAAAGATGATCGCGAGGCTCATACTCGAGCGACGCTTGCTTTGTACAAAGAAAAAAACGTTAATCCCTTTACGACTTTCTTTTTGACTATTATCCAAATTCCGATAATTTTAACCTTATACTATATTTTTTATAAAGGTGGTTTGCCAGCCATTCGCACTGAACTGCTCTACCCGTTTGTTTCGAGCCCGCTGGTTAATATGCATTTTTTGGGCATTATCGATATTACCAAAGGCAGCCTGATTTTAGCTATTTTAGTTTCCGCTAGCCAGTATTTTCAAGTCCGCTTTGCTATGCCGGCAGTGCCTAAATTGAAAACCCCCTCCGGAGCTTCTATGAAAGACGACTTCGCTCGAACTCTCAATTTACAAATGCGATACTTTCTCCCTGTGTTTGTAGGATTTATTTCTTATAGCATTTCGGGTGCGGTATCTTTGTATTGGATTACCAGCAACCTCTTTGCTATCGGTCAGGAGCTATATGTTCGCCGAAATATGGCAAAAATGACACCCGAAGAACAAGTAAAAGCCTAA
- the rnpA gene encoding ribonuclease P protein component: MIPSNRKVGTRLFKDILEKGKSFHSESFSLRTVSLGSQPARFSVVVSKKIEKRAVQRNFMKRRMYALIRPYLSKAKSGLQAVFFLKKKIAKDPIEKLKTEIEAVFKKAAITG; this comes from the coding sequence ATGATTCCTTCTAATAGAAAAGTGGGCACTCGCCTCTTCAAGGATATTTTAGAAAAAGGCAAAAGCTTTCACTCGGAGAGCTTTTCATTGCGAACGGTGTCCTTAGGTAGCCAGCCAGCTCGGTTTTCAGTGGTTGTTTCTAAAAAAATCGAGAAACGTGCAGTTCAAAGAAATTTTATGAAAAGGAGAATGTATGCTCTGATACGCCCGTACCTTTCCAAAGCAAAGTCAGGATTGCAAGCAGTTTTCTTTTTAAAGAAGAAGATTGCGAAGGATCCTATAGAAAAATTAAAAACCGAGATTGAGGCTGTTTTTAAAAAAGCAGCAATCACAGGTTAA
- the rpmH gene encoding 50S ribosomal protein L34, with protein sequence MSFTYKPKKKKRARTHGFLARQRKHGGKKVLSSRRQKGRKKLSV encoded by the coding sequence ATGTCATTCACCTACAAACCAAAAAAGAAAAAGAGAGCTAGAACTCACGGTTTTTTGGCTCGCCAAAGAAAGCACGGAGGTAAAAAGGTTTTGAGTAGCCGACGACAGAAGGGCCGCAAAAAGCTCTCGGTTTAA
- the dnaA gene encoding chromosomal replication initiator protein DnaA: protein MENEQLWNNVLLEIELAVSKANFNTWFKDTRILKQEEGVVFISVPNAFAKDWLFNKYHKTVLKSLRTLAENVRALEYVIAKDDGKRREVEPVRSPSASPAAQLPLQDFYIDKDNNLNPKYTFESFVVGPFNELAHAAAQAVAKKPGSAYNPLFIYGNTGHGKTHLIQAVGNFIKNQNAGKKIFYVTSEKFAIDYVNAVQVNKVNLFKEKYRKYDVLIMDDIQFFSNKEKTQEELFHLFNNLHENNKQIIFSSDKHPNFIPNLEDRLKSRFSAGMIIDIPTPDRESRLAILKTKALLSSVHIADDVLEHLATAIEGNIRELEGMLNVLVCQSQLKGKELGLSEVRNLIKNSSKPKKAISVKEVTKAVASFFNIEESDIYEKTRRKEVVKPRQLVMYILREDFRISYPLIGQKLGGRDHTTVIHSCEKIKEELKSNPALIQEIDQIRTLL from the coding sequence ATGGAAAACGAACAGCTTTGGAACAATGTTTTGCTAGAAATTGAATTGGCTGTTTCTAAAGCCAACTTTAATACGTGGTTTAAAGACACTCGCATCCTAAAACAGGAGGAGGGGGTAGTGTTTATTTCTGTGCCTAACGCTTTCGCAAAAGACTGGCTTTTTAACAAATACCATAAGACTGTTTTGAAGTCCCTACGGACCCTGGCGGAAAATGTTCGAGCTCTTGAGTACGTTATAGCCAAAGATGATGGCAAACGAAGAGAGGTTGAGCCGGTGAGAAGCCCGAGTGCAAGCCCCGCTGCACAATTACCACTTCAAGATTTTTACATCGACAAAGATAACAACTTAAACCCAAAATACACCTTCGAATCCTTTGTTGTTGGACCTTTCAACGAACTTGCGCACGCAGCGGCTCAGGCGGTTGCTAAAAAACCTGGTAGCGCCTACAACCCTTTGTTTATCTACGGCAACACCGGCCACGGAAAAACTCACCTCATCCAAGCGGTAGGAAATTTCATAAAAAACCAAAACGCCGGCAAAAAAATTTTTTATGTCACCTCAGAAAAATTTGCAATTGATTACGTAAACGCCGTTCAAGTAAACAAAGTAAATCTTTTTAAGGAAAAATACCGAAAATATGACGTCCTTATCATGGACGACATTCAATTTTTCTCAAATAAAGAAAAAACTCAAGAGGAACTTTTCCATTTGTTTAATAATCTCCACGAAAACAACAAACAAATTATATTTTCTTCTGATAAACACCCAAACTTTATACCAAACCTTGAGGACCGTTTAAAATCTCGTTTTTCCGCCGGCATGATTATTGACATTCCGACGCCTGATAGGGAATCGCGTTTAGCTATTCTTAAAACGAAAGCTCTTCTATCATCCGTTCATATCGCTGACGACGTTTTAGAACACCTAGCCACTGCTATCGAGGGAAACATTCGCGAGCTTGAGGGAATGCTAAATGTTTTGGTCTGTCAATCACAACTGAAAGGTAAGGAACTTGGCTTAAGTGAAGTGAGAAATCTCATAAAAAATAGCTCGAAACCTAAAAAGGCTATTTCTGTAAAAGAAGTAACCAAAGCCGTGGCCAGCTTTTTTAATATTGAAGAATCAGACATCTACGAAAAAACCCGCAGGAAGGAAGTGGTGAAGCCGCGTCAGTTAGTTATGTACATTTTACGAGAAGATTTTCGAATTTCTTATCCTTTAATCGGGCAGAAGCTCGGTGGACGCGATCACACAACCGTCATTCACTCCTGTGAGAAAATAAAAGAGGAGTTAAAATCAAATCCGGCCTTAATTCAAGAGATTGATCAGATCCGAACACTGCTTTAA
- the dnaN gene encoding DNA polymerase III subunit beta, translated as MKIECAQNKLQQVLQQAEKIAGRNLNLPVLSCVLLEAKKGQLTIRSTNLDLGFEAVVPAKIDAEGVLAVPAAVLNSTIASIPNEKSVKFENTELNLTITTNKSKSTIKCMPTEDFPTIPMLEKTQYCEMPAADFVKGLKAVWYSSSVSSIKPELSSVCIYSEDGSLIFVATDSFRLAEKKVKTKITKDFEKVLIPFKNISEIIRTLEKAEGSMEIRFSKHQIAFVFNGTYLTSRVIDGSFPDYHQIIPKEFKTEAVLLKEDLVQSLKVSTIFSDSFNQVNVALDPEAKKFQLTTKNVSLGENSTKLDAALSGDPAEANFNFRYINDCLQSIDSDSLSLSFAGPSRPVVIRGVSDKSFTYLVMPMNK; from the coding sequence ATGAAAATAGAGTGTGCACAAAACAAATTGCAGCAAGTGTTACAACAAGCTGAAAAAATTGCTGGAAGAAATTTAAATCTCCCTGTTCTTTCCTGTGTTCTTCTTGAAGCTAAAAAAGGTCAGCTCACGATTCGCTCCACCAATCTTGATTTAGGGTTTGAAGCTGTAGTACCTGCAAAAATCGACGCCGAAGGCGTTCTTGCTGTTCCAGCTGCTGTGTTGAACTCCACTATTGCCAGTATTCCAAATGAAAAAAGTGTTAAATTTGAAAATACTGAATTAAACCTTACGATTACCACCAACAAAAGTAAAAGTACTATCAAATGCATGCCAACTGAAGATTTTCCAACCATACCCATGTTGGAAAAAACTCAATACTGCGAAATGCCAGCGGCAGACTTCGTAAAAGGCTTGAAGGCTGTTTGGTACAGCTCGTCGGTTTCCAGTATCAAACCAGAACTTTCAAGTGTTTGTATTTATTCGGAGGACGGAAGCTTAATTTTTGTGGCCACTGACTCATTCCGACTCGCTGAAAAAAAAGTGAAAACTAAAATTACTAAAGATTTTGAAAAAGTCTTGATTCCATTTAAAAATATTTCTGAAATTATTCGAACTTTAGAAAAAGCAGAAGGCAGTATGGAAATTCGATTCAGCAAACATCAAATCGCCTTCGTGTTTAACGGAACCTACCTCACTTCTCGAGTTATCGATGGTAGTTTTCCTGATTACCATCAAATTATTCCTAAGGAATTTAAAACCGAAGCGGTGCTTTTGAAAGAGGATCTCGTCCAGTCGCTCAAAGTCAGTACGATTTTTTCTGACTCCTTTAATCAGGTGAATGTAGCGCTTGATCCAGAAGCCAAAAAATTTCAACTGACCACCAAAAACGTTTCTTTGGGAGAAAACAGCACCAAACTCGACGCCGCGCTTTCCGGCGACCCTGCCGAAGCTAACTTTAATTTTCGTTATATCAACGACTGCTTGCAATCAATCGACTCAGACAGCCTTTCCCTCTCGTTTGCTGGTCCAAGCCGTCCTGTGGTCATCCGGGGCGTCTCTGATAAGAGTTTTACCTATCTCGTGATGCCGATGAATAAATAA
- a CDS encoding PBP1A family penicillin-binding protein yields the protein MRRKKIKLRKHHVKEIILASLVFGLFVGGGLFFWVSTFKIPDLSSFNERKVSESTKIYDRTGEVLLYDLNQGIKRSVVPDSEISLNIKNATVAIEDSEFYEHNGIKPLSFLRAVWVNLKDGKLSQGGSTITQQVVKNSLLTTEKTISRKLKEWVLAVKLERVLSKTEILDIYLNEVPYGGTVYGIEEASETYFGKKAADLSIAEAAYLASLPNAPTFYSPYGNNTQRLEDRKNLVLSKMLEKNFINEDEYAKAKLEKVTWKEQESIGIKAPHFVMYVRQYLEETYGRDMVEQGGLKVITTLDYNLEKTAEELAKKYALENKKKFNAENLSLVAIDPKTGQILTMVGSRDYFDKDIDGNFNVALAHRQPGSSFKPIVYSEAFNKGYTPDTAVFDIPTEFDTECNPDGTPILAGNEDKCYMPVNFDGKYLGPISFRDALAQSRNIPAIQVLYLAGLKDSLHLAKDMGIESLTNVGQYGLTLVLGGGEVSLLDMTSAYSVFADNGTRNPYASILKVEDKSGTVLEEFEPHPVQVLPEQTALLMNDVLSDNAARAPEFGEHSALYIESRPVAVKTGTTNDYKDAWILGYTPNLVIGAWAGNNNNSPMEKKIAGFIVAPFWNAVTQAALKNYPVETFKKPAPIDKTTLKPALAGFWQGNQSYFVNKPTGELATEFTPPEMKEERVVKNLHSILYWVDKNNPTGPAPTNPGDDPQFKSWEYAVQKWGAENGFQNENSSVIPLGSDSMHAPGLAPQIYVSSPSAGVSYPKNQPIAVSVNILGRFPISKVDYFINGNFVGSAARAPWSFVFTPSSIENLKPENELRVVAYDTELNRGETKITFSVNTSVGQ from the coding sequence ATGCGAAGAAAAAAAATAAAATTACGCAAACATCACGTCAAAGAAATCATCCTTGCCTCCCTAGTATTCGGACTTTTTGTTGGGGGTGGACTATTTTTTTGGGTTTCGACCTTCAAAATTCCCGACCTCTCTTCGTTTAACGAACGGAAGGTGAGCGAATCGACAAAAATTTACGACCGGACCGGCGAGGTTCTTTTGTATGATTTAAATCAAGGTATCAAGCGAAGCGTGGTGCCCGACAGCGAAATTTCTTTGAATATTAAAAATGCCACGGTGGCCATCGAGGATAGCGAATTTTACGAACACAATGGTATTAAGCCCTTGTCTTTCTTGCGCGCGGTGTGGGTTAACCTCAAAGACGGAAAACTTTCCCAAGGAGGTTCAACCATAACCCAACAGGTCGTCAAAAATTCTCTGCTCACTACTGAAAAAACCATTTCCAGAAAACTAAAAGAGTGGGTTTTGGCGGTTAAACTTGAGCGAGTGCTTTCGAAAACTGAAATTTTGGATATTTATTTAAATGAAGTTCCCTACGGTGGAACCGTGTACGGAATTGAGGAAGCGAGCGAAACTTATTTTGGCAAAAAAGCTGCCGATCTTAGCATCGCTGAAGCGGCGTACCTCGCGTCGCTTCCAAATGCTCCGACTTTTTACTCACCGTACGGCAACAATACGCAACGATTGGAAGATCGAAAAAATTTGGTTTTATCAAAAATGTTGGAAAAAAATTTCATCAATGAAGATGAGTACGCCAAAGCCAAACTTGAGAAGGTCACCTGGAAAGAGCAGGAAAGTATTGGCATAAAGGCGCCGCACTTTGTGATGTATGTCAGACAGTACCTTGAAGAAACCTACGGTAGAGACATGGTTGAACAGGGTGGGCTCAAAGTTATCACTACACTCGACTACAACCTAGAAAAAACTGCTGAGGAACTTGCTAAAAAATATGCACTAGAGAATAAGAAAAAATTTAACGCAGAAAATCTTTCTCTGGTTGCCATCGACCCTAAAACTGGGCAAATTTTAACCATGGTCGGTTCGCGCGACTACTTTGACAAAGATATTGATGGTAACTTTAACGTCGCCCTCGCTCACCGTCAGCCAGGTTCATCCTTTAAACCGATTGTGTATTCGGAAGCCTTCAACAAAGGCTACACTCCAGACACCGCAGTCTTTGATATACCAACTGAATTTGACACTGAGTGTAATCCTGACGGTACGCCAATACTGGCGGGTAATGAGGATAAGTGTTACATGCCAGTAAACTTTGACGGTAAATATTTAGGTCCAATTAGTTTCCGTGATGCGCTGGCACAATCAAGAAATATTCCCGCTATCCAAGTCCTTTATCTTGCTGGACTTAAAGATTCACTACACTTGGCGAAAGATATGGGTATCGAAAGTCTGACCAACGTCGGGCAATACGGACTCACCTTGGTTTTGGGAGGTGGAGAGGTTTCGCTCCTTGATATGACAAGCGCGTATTCGGTCTTCGCTGACAACGGCACTCGAAACCCATATGCCAGTATTTTAAAAGTTGAAGATAAATCGGGAACAGTTTTAGAAGAATTTGAACCTCACCCCGTTCAAGTGTTACCTGAACAAACCGCGCTACTTATGAATGACGTTTTAAGTGACAATGCGGCGCGTGCGCCAGAATTCGGTGAGCATTCGGCACTCTACATTGAGAGCCGGCCTGTAGCAGTCAAAACGGGTACTACAAATGATTACAAAGACGCATGGATACTTGGGTACACCCCAAACCTTGTGATCGGTGCGTGGGCAGGTAACAACAATAACAGCCCGATGGAGAAAAAAATTGCCGGTTTCATTGTGGCGCCATTTTGGAACGCGGTAACGCAAGCGGCATTAAAAAATTACCCAGTAGAAACATTCAAAAAACCCGCACCAATCGACAAGACCACCCTAAAGCCCGCGCTTGCTGGCTTCTGGCAAGGAAATCAATCGTACTTCGTCAACAAACCGACAGGCGAACTAGCGACGGAATTTACTCCGCCAGAAATGAAGGAAGAACGGGTGGTTAAAAATTTGCATTCAATTTTGTATTGGGTGGATAAAAATAATCCAACCGGTCCTGCACCTACGAACCCCGGAGACGACCCTCAATTTAAATCGTGGGAATACGCAGTCCAAAAATGGGGAGCGGAAAATGGATTCCAGAATGAAAATAGTTCAGTTATTCCACTCGGCAGTGACTCAATGCATGCACCTGGATTAGCGCCACAAATTTACGTCTCAAGCCCCAGCGCTGGAGTTTCGTACCCTAAAAATCAACCAATTGCAGTTAGTGTAAACATTTTAGGAAGATTCCCGATATCAAAAGTTGATTATTTCATTAACGGCAACTTTGTTGGGTCAGCGGCGCGCGCGCCGTGGAGTTTTGTGTTCACTCCATCATCGATTGAAAATCTGAAACCGGAAAATGAATTGCGCGTTGTTGCCTACGACACTGAGCTTAATCGAGGAGAAACTAAAATAACCTTTAGCGTTAACACTAGCGTAGGCCAGTAA
- the tyrS gene encoding tyrosine--tRNA ligase, with the protein MENQEKIEELLTRGVEKVYPTKEFLRDRLLKGEKLSIYFGIDPTGPALHIGHAVNLLKLREFQDLGHKIIILYGGFTAQIGDPTGKGEARQQLTAEQVKKNTLAYKKMIGKILDLKKANIRFLDNEKWSNKLKPVDLIALTSHFTVAQVLERDMFQERIKQGKEIYLHEFLYPLFQAYDAVTMDVDIQIGGNDQTFNMLAGRTLMRKMKNKENSVISMKLLVDPTGKKMGKSEGNMVTLDESPEEMFGKVMSWPDGMILPAFELCTKVATSKIAEIKIKLDAGQNPKEAKLMLAEQIAAIYHGEKKAAQARESFQKTFSRGELPTDVPEFKAQAGSFLSDSLLTAGVIASKSEWRRLVGENAVGEIASDGAISKISDFNFKIEKSAVFKIGKHRFLKVLI; encoded by the coding sequence ATGGAAAATCAAGAAAAAATTGAAGAGCTTTTGACCCGAGGAGTGGAAAAGGTTTACCCAACCAAAGAATTTTTACGTGACCGGCTTTTGAAGGGAGAAAAACTCTCGATCTACTTCGGTATTGATCCAACCGGCCCTGCGCTTCACATTGGTCATGCGGTCAATCTACTTAAACTACGCGAATTTCAAGACTTAGGGCATAAAATAATCATTCTATACGGCGGGTTTACGGCCCAGATTGGCGATCCGACGGGGAAAGGGGAGGCGCGCCAGCAACTAACCGCTGAACAGGTTAAAAAAAATACTCTTGCCTACAAAAAAATGATCGGCAAGATTTTAGATTTGAAAAAAGCCAACATCAGATTTTTGGATAATGAAAAGTGGAGTAATAAATTAAAACCAGTTGACCTCATTGCGTTAACTTCTCATTTTACGGTAGCTCAAGTGCTTGAACGCGACATGTTCCAAGAGCGCATAAAACAAGGAAAAGAAATTTACCTCCACGAATTTTTGTACCCACTGTTCCAGGCATACGACGCGGTGACCATGGATGTTGATATTCAAATTGGCGGTAATGATCAGACCTTCAACATGCTCGCCGGTAGAACCCTGATGCGGAAAATGAAAAACAAGGAAAATTCTGTTATTTCCATGAAGTTGCTCGTTGATCCAACGGGCAAAAAAATGGGAAAAAGCGAGGGTAACATGGTAACGCTCGATGAAAGTCCAGAAGAAATGTTCGGCAAGGTCATGAGTTGGCCTGACGGCATGATTTTGCCGGCGTTTGAATTGTGCACCAAGGTTGCCACTTCCAAAATTGCAGAAATAAAAATTAAACTCGACGCTGGCCAAAATCCCAAGGAAGCTAAACTTATGTTAGCAGAACAGATTGCCGCTATTTATCATGGCGAAAAAAAAGCCGCACAAGCGCGCGAAAGTTTTCAAAAAACTTTTAGCCGAGGAGAATTACCGACCGATGTTCCAGAATTTAAAGCTCAGGCTGGCAGTTTTCTTTCAGACTCTCTGTTGACCGCTGGAGTGATCGCTTCCAAATCTGAATGGCGCCGACTTGTTGGAGAAAATGCTGTTGGTGAGATTGCGTCTGATGGGGCAATCTCTAAAATTTCTGATTTTAATTTTAAAATTGAAAAATCTGCGGTTTTCAAAATCGGTAAGCATCGATTTCTAAAAGTTTTAATTTAA
- the ruvC gene encoding crossover junction endodeoxyribonuclease RuvC translates to MKILAVDPGYEKMGVAVVEKINGKEILIFSECFKTKRSDAVEVRLCNLGKEIEKIIEKYKPKALAIEKLFFADNQKTAMRVSEARGVIIYECTRGDLSIKEYTPLEVKVAVTGYGRSDKAQVKFMVEKLLVVGKKIKEDDEYDAIALGLTYFAREKTKITNGKF, encoded by the coding sequence ATGAAAATTTTAGCAGTCGATCCAGGGTACGAAAAAATGGGGGTGGCAGTGGTTGAAAAAATAAATGGAAAAGAAATTCTGATTTTTTCAGAGTGTTTTAAAACCAAACGAAGTGATGCCGTAGAAGTTCGCCTGTGTAATCTTGGAAAAGAAATTGAAAAAATAATTGAAAAATACAAACCGAAAGCTTTGGCTATTGAGAAATTGTTTTTTGCTGACAATCAAAAAACGGCTATGCGTGTCTCTGAAGCTCGGGGGGTGATTATCTATGAATGCACGCGAGGAGATTTGTCTATAAAAGAATACACCCCACTTGAAGTAAAGGTGGCGGTGACTGGCTACGGCAGAAGTGACAAGGCTCAAGTGAAATTTATGGTGGAAAAACTTTTAGTTGTTGGAAAAAAGATCAAAGAGGATGATGAATATGACGCAATCGCCCTGGGACTTACCTACTTTGCGAGGGAAAAAACAAAAATAACTAATGGAAAATTTTAA
- a CDS encoding YebC/PmpR family DNA-binding transcriptional regulator: MSGHNKWSQIKRQKGVTDAQKSKTFSKYARLITAESKKAKGNRDAPGLRATIEKARAENMPNENIERAIKKATDSSAIMDSITYEAYGPGGSALIIEALTDNRNKAAQEIKFILSKHGFELAGMGSATWAFAKEGMSWKPTTTIPLEESDLQLLGKLVEELEDNDEVQEVFTNAE; this comes from the coding sequence ATGTCCGGACATAATAAATGGTCACAAATTAAGAGACAAAAAGGTGTAACCGATGCTCAAAAGAGCAAGACGTTTAGCAAGTACGCCAGGTTAATTACTGCCGAAAGTAAGAAAGCTAAAGGTAACCGAGACGCACCGGGGTTACGAGCCACAATTGAAAAAGCCCGAGCGGAAAATATGCCGAATGAAAATATCGAGCGAGCTATCAAAAAAGCTACGGATAGTTCGGCGATAATGGATTCAATTACCTATGAAGCCTATGGCCCTGGAGGATCGGCGCTCATCATTGAAGCGCTGACCGACAATCGCAACAAAGCTGCCCAAGAAATTAAATTCATCCTTTCCAAACATGGTTTTGAATTGGCTGGCATGGGAAGCGCGACCTGGGCTTTTGCCAAAGAAGGTATGAGTTGGAAACCAACAACCACAATTCCACTTGAAGAATCGGACTTACAACTTTTAGGAAAACTGGTTGAAGAACTCGAAGATAACGACGAAGTGCAGGAAGTCTTCACTAATGCTGAGTAA